In a single window of the Eshraghiella crossota genome:
- a CDS encoding methyl-accepting chemotaxis protein: MFKKLNKMKIGARLKKSFRQIILIFGILSALVVVIMLYTINNYGTILDNYAYPQGDIAMAMNESAEVRAASRGIVGYDSDSLIESMKEQHEQAVKSFEEYLEKIRPTMITKEGTACMDAIDKAWAEYKEVDAKVIEVGATTDTAKSLQAQQMMTDEAAPKYQALDDALQKLMALNISLGNAKRAQLRTVMIAALTIIIIVIAVSTIYSNSLSVAISKSIEKPLNELKDRFITFAEGDIDSPLPTVESEDEIKELVSGVSAMSDRIRVIIKDSGRMLNEMSEGNFAIDTECEEVYTGAFTDLLTGIRKMNEEIDTTVRGVDDASGQVLTGSTNLAEAAQSLAEGATDQAASVEEMQATINELTSGIKTTAEELGTAYDEAYKYAEIAEGSRGDMEVLVQAMSRINETSEKIGAIITQIEDIASQTNLLSLNASIEAARAGEAGKGFAVVADQIRNLAEQSAKSAVDSKALIEAAIHEVGDGNMYAEKASTSLREVVDGIQAIADSAKKIKEISIEQADSMEQVEATAERIAEVVQNNSAAAQETSATSEELTAQATTLSGMVSVFKLRQ; the protein is encoded by the coding sequence ATGTTTAAGAAACTTAACAAAATGAAGATTGGTGCACGACTGAAAAAATCTTTCAGACAGATTATTCTCATTTTTGGAATATTATCAGCACTGGTTGTAGTGATTATGCTTTATACGATAAACAACTATGGAACGATACTGGATAATTATGCGTATCCACAGGGAGACATTGCTATGGCAATGAATGAATCAGCGGAAGTAAGGGCTGCCTCAAGAGGTATTGTAGGTTATGATTCAGATAGTCTCATTGAAAGTATGAAAGAACAGCATGAACAGGCTGTTAAATCGTTTGAGGAATATTTGGAAAAAATACGCCCAACAATGATAACAAAAGAGGGAACTGCCTGCATGGACGCTATTGATAAAGCATGGGCAGAGTATAAGGAAGTGGATGCAAAAGTAATTGAGGTCGGTGCAACGACTGATACTGCGAAATCATTACAGGCTCAGCAGATGATGACCGATGAAGCAGCACCAAAGTATCAGGCGTTGGATGATGCTTTACAGAAACTTATGGCTTTGAATATTTCACTTGGAAACGCTAAACGTGCACAGTTGAGAACGGTTATGATAGCTGCATTGACAATTATAATAATTGTAATTGCAGTATCAACGATTTATTCAAACAGTCTTTCCGTTGCAATATCAAAGAGCATTGAAAAACCATTAAATGAATTAAAGGACAGATTTATTACATTTGCAGAGGGTGACATAGATTCTCCACTTCCAACGGTTGAGTCTGAGGATGAAATTAAGGAACTTGTATCTGGTGTATCTGCAATGTCAGACAGAATTAGAGTTATAATTAAAGATTCTGGCAGAATGTTAAATGAAATGTCAGAAGGTAATTTTGCGATTGATACAGAGTGTGAGGAAGTATATACAGGAGCATTTACCGATTTGCTGACAGGCATAAGAAAAATGAATGAGGAGATTGATACAACTGTAAGAGGGGTAGATGATGCATCGGGGCAGGTTCTTACAGGTTCCACAAACCTTGCAGAAGCGGCACAGTCTTTAGCAGAAGGCGCAACGGATCAGGCGGCATCGGTTGAGGAAATGCAGGCAACTATCAATGAACTTACAAGCGGAATAAAAACAACAGCAGAAGAATTAGGAACAGCTTACGATGAAGCCTATAAGTATGCGGAGATTGCAGAAGGCAGTCGTGGAGATATGGAAGTATTAGTGCAGGCTATGTCACGCATAAATGAAACCTCTGAGAAGATAGGAGCAATTATCACACAGATTGAAGATATTGCAAGCCAGACAAATCTTCTTTCATTAAATGCTTCGATTGAGGCAGCAAGAGCTGGAGAAGCCGGAAAAGGTTTTGCTGTTGTTGCGGATCAGATCAGAAACCTTGCAGAACAGAGTGCAAAATCAGCGGTGGATTCAAAAGCACTTATTGAAGCGGCTATTCATGAGGTTGGAGATGGAAATATGTATGCAGAGAAAGCCTCAACTTCATTGAGAGAAGTTGTGGATGGCATACAGGCGATTGCAGACAGTGCGAAAAAGATAAAAGAAATTTCCATTGAACAGGCAGACAGTATGGAACAGGTAGAGGCAACCGCAGAAAGAATTGCTGAAGTTGTTCAGAATAATTCGGCTGCGGCACAGGAAACATCAGCGACGAGTGAAGAACTTACAGCTCAGGCTACAACACTTAGCGGTATGGTTTCGGTATTTAAATTAAGACAATAA
- a CDS encoding DUF6674 family protein, whose protein sequence is MEAEKTLTNEEIIRELLDLLKKNTMKEQANDVFEICTYVDGLEKKIVSMTEELTSMQDQIKKMQEDTLINNAKKALTEAQERLNARCEQIKSQVSEIKVQVKSTAKNIVDETKAKGRAALYRVTEFVGIKKRLLNVRTAVKDMIVSTDRDIARIALLAKGLREAGQIVNNAFHTFADKPEVDYSQKEQKHPFTKAVLAPMKAVKKLLVSMELHLDASIDKLDNLAMNVQFDKEKRMEQTKDKEQKAPDTEREIIYSPMVAEPQEYKYNADAFAARKTSEAKQETAGKELPKVREDKAR, encoded by the coding sequence ATGGAAGCAGAAAAGACACTTACTAATGAGGAGATCATAAGAGAACTTCTCGATTTATTAAAAAAGAATACTATGAAAGAACAGGCAAATGATGTATTTGAGATATGCACCTATGTGGATGGTCTGGAAAAAAAGATTGTGTCTATGACAGAAGAACTTACCAGTATGCAGGACCAGATCAAGAAAATGCAGGAAGATACCCTTATCAATAATGCAAAAAAAGCATTAACAGAAGCACAGGAGCGACTCAATGCCAGATGTGAGCAGATAAAGTCACAGGTATCTGAGATAAAAGTACAGGTAAAATCTACTGCCAAGAATATTGTTGATGAAACAAAGGCAAAGGGCAGGGCGGCACTTTACAGGGTGACAGAATTTGTAGGAATTAAGAAAAGACTTCTCAATGTCAGAACAGCGGTAAAAGATATGATTGTATCTACAGACAGGGATATTGCAAGGATAGCACTTCTTGCAAAGGGACTCCGTGAAGCTGGTCAGATCGTAAACAATGCGTTCCATACCTTTGCAGATAAGCCGGAGGTGGATTATTCACAGAAGGAACAGAAACACCCTTTCACAAAGGCGGTGCTTGCCCCTATGAAAGCAGTGAAAAAACTGCTTGTATCAATGGAGCTGCATCTGGATGCCTCGATTGATAAGCTGGATAATCTGGCTATGAATGTGCAGTTTGATAAGGAAAAGCGTATGGAGCAGACAAAGGATAAGGAACAGAAAGCACCGGATACAGAAAGAGAGATCATCTACTCACCGATGGTAGCTGAACCACAGGAGTACAAGTATAATGCAGATGCTTTTGCGGCAAGAAAAACATCGGAGGCAAAGCAGGAAACGGCAGGGAAGGAGCTGCCAAAAGTCAGAGAAGATAAAGCCAGATAA